The following proteins are encoded in a genomic region of Danio rerio strain Tuebingen ecotype United States chromosome 16, GRCz12tu, whole genome shotgun sequence:
- the LOC141378254 gene encoding uncharacterized protein isoform X7, whose product MSSYQEKTSSGGRGVKRKADDDFHSVLGEGKPYALRKRIKVAELENTRVDADTEASSSGGRGVKRKADDDFHSVLGEGKPYALRKRIRAAETSSDENSSSGGRGVKRKADDAFQSVSGGGKPSAHRKRIRVAELEKTSVDADTEASSSGGRGVKRKADDDLQSDSDGVKPYALRKRIKAAETSSDENSRSEAPRALKRKAGCLDQDTVAAKRVKTAQIQHGGSSKTAAEDRSSAKDSSSAKDSSSAKDSSSAKDSSSAEDSSSAKDSSSAKDSSSAKDSSSGSLLDRYVLGKKLGEGYHGTVYLATRKSDGQKVAIKIVTKKLLGTRYPMWTNTSTIYVIPEARHMMFLKEPPLCPHVIELYEYAVEGRKHYLVMEYASSYITLGKFIRKNNGRLSESVARQLIMQLIIAAQRCLEHGIHHDDIHLENILVNPKTLQLKLIDFGYSFFIPKTYWRSPYLGVTRYRKKEGEHFTYLFCAIHSYVSDVVRVLSHMVNGYRCFSRYGRPRCHPSLSADCRDLFKWVIGFRPETGPVLEEILEHKWFSMT is encoded by the exons ATGAGCAGCTATCAAGAGAAAACCAGCTCAG gaggaagaggagtgaagcggaaagcggatgatgattttcacagtgttttaggTGAAGGTAAACCTTATGCACTGCGCAAACGCATCAAAGTTGCTGAGCTGGAGAACACAAGAGTGGACGCCGACACAGAGgcgtccagctcag gaggaagaggagtgaagaggaaagcggatgatgattttcacagtgttttaggTGAAGGTAAACCTTATGCACTGCGGAAACGCATCAGAGCTGCTGAGACGTCCAGCGATGAGAACAGCAGCTCAG gaggaagaggagtgaagcggAAAGCAGATGATGCTTTTCAGAGTGTTTCTGGTGGAGGTAAACCATCTGCCCACCGGAAACGCATCAGAGTTGCTGAGCTGGAGAAAACAAGTGTAGACGCCGACACAGAGgcgtccagctcag gaggaagaggagtgaagaggaaagcggatgatgatttgCAGAGTGATTCTGATGGAGTCAAACCATACGCTCTGCGGAAACGCATCAAAGCAGCAGAGACGTCCAGCGATGAGAACAGCCGCTCAG AAGCTCCAAGAGCACTGAAGAGGAAGGCTGGATGTCTGGATCAGGACACAGTTGCTGCAAAACGAGTGAAAACAGCCCAGATCCAACATGGCGGCAGCAGCAAAACTGCAGCAGAAGACAGaagctcagctaaagacagcagctcagctaaagacagcagctcagctaaagacagcagctcagctaaagacagcagctcagctgaagacagcagctcagctaaagacagcagctcagctaaagacagcagctcagctaaagacagcagctcag GATCTTTACTTGACAGATATGTGCTTGGGAAGAAGCTGGGAGAGGGATACCATGGCACTGTCTATCTGGCTACACGGAAATCTGACGGCCAGAAG GTTGCCATAAAAATTGTGACTAAAAAGCTTCTGGGAACGCGGTACCCGATG TGGACAAATACATCTACTATATATGTGATCCCAGAAGCACGTCATATGATGTTTCTCAAGGAACCTCCGCTCTGCCCGCACGTCATAGAGCTGTACGAGTACGCCGTGGAGGGAAGGAAACACTACCTGGTCATGGAGTACGCGTCCTCGTACATAACCTTGGGGAAGTTCATCAGGAAGAACAATGGCCGCTTGAGCGAGAGTGTTGCCCGGCAGCTGATCATGCAGCTCATTATTGCTGCACAGCGCTGCCTTGAACATGGCATACACCATGATGACATACATCTAGAAAACATCCTGGTCAATCCAAAGACCCTGCAGCTCAAGCTGATTGATTTTGGCTACagtttttttattccaaaaaccTACTGGAGATCCCCCTATCTGG GAGTAACGAGATACCGTAAAAAGGAGGGGGAACACTTCACATATCTTTTTTGTGCTATCCATTCGTATGTCAGTGATGTTGTACGAGTGCTGTCACATATGGTCAATGGATATCGCTGTTTCTCCAGATATGGACGTCCACGATGTCACCCCAGTTTGTCAGCAG ATTGCCGGGATCTGTTTAAGTGGGTGATCGGTTTCCGTCCTGAAACTGGACCTGTTTTAgaggagattttggagcacaagtGGTTCAGCATGACGTAG
- the LOC141378254 gene encoding uncharacterized protein isoform X8, whose amino-acid sequence MSSYQEKTSSGGRGVKRKADDDFHSVLGEGKPYALRKRIRAAETSSDENSSSGGRGVKRKADDAFQSVSGGGKPSAHRKRIRVAELEKTSVDADTEASSSGGRGVKRKADDDLQSDSDGVKPYALRKRIKAAETSSDENSRSEAPRALKRKAGCLDQDTVAAKRVKTAQIQHGGSSKTAAEDRSSAKDSSSAKDSSSAKDSSSAKDSSSAEDSSSAKDSSSAKDSSSAKDSSSGSLLDRYVLGKKLGEGYHGTVYLATRKSDGQKVAIKIVTKKLLGTRYPMWTNTSTIYVIPEARHMMFLKEPPLCPHVIELYEYAVEGRKHYLVMEYASSYITLGKFIRKNNGRLSESVARQLIMQLIIAAQRCLEHGIHHDDIHLENILVNPKTLQLKLIDFGYSFFIPKTYWRSPYLGVTRYRKKEGEHFTYLFCAIHSYVSDVVRVLSHMVNGYRCFSRYGRPRCHPSLSADCRDLFKWVIGFRPETGPVLEEILEHKWFSMT is encoded by the exons ATGAGCAGCTATCAAGAGAAAACCAGCTCAG gaggaagaggagtgaagaggaaagcggatgatgattttcacagtgttttaggTGAAGGTAAACCTTATGCACTGCGGAAACGCATCAGAGCTGCTGAGACGTCCAGCGATGAGAACAGCAGCTCAG gaggaagaggagtgaagcggAAAGCAGATGATGCTTTTCAGAGTGTTTCTGGTGGAGGTAAACCATCTGCCCACCGGAAACGCATCAGAGTTGCTGAGCTGGAGAAAACAAGTGTAGACGCCGACACAGAGgcgtccagctcag gaggaagaggagtgaagaggaaagcggatgatgatttgCAGAGTGATTCTGATGGAGTCAAACCATACGCTCTGCGGAAACGCATCAAAGCAGCAGAGACGTCCAGCGATGAGAACAGCCGCTCAG AAGCTCCAAGAGCACTGAAGAGGAAGGCTGGATGTCTGGATCAGGACACAGTTGCTGCAAAACGAGTGAAAACAGCCCAGATCCAACATGGCGGCAGCAGCAAAACTGCAGCAGAAGACAGaagctcagctaaagacagcagctcagctaaagacagcagctcagctaaagacagcagctcagctaaagacagcagctcagctgaagacagcagctcagctaaagacagcagctcagctaaagacagcagctcagctaaagacagcagctcag GATCTTTACTTGACAGATATGTGCTTGGGAAGAAGCTGGGAGAGGGATACCATGGCACTGTCTATCTGGCTACACGGAAATCTGACGGCCAGAAG GTTGCCATAAAAATTGTGACTAAAAAGCTTCTGGGAACGCGGTACCCGATG TGGACAAATACATCTACTATATATGTGATCCCAGAAGCACGTCATATGATGTTTCTCAAGGAACCTCCGCTCTGCCCGCACGTCATAGAGCTGTACGAGTACGCCGTGGAGGGAAGGAAACACTACCTGGTCATGGAGTACGCGTCCTCGTACATAACCTTGGGGAAGTTCATCAGGAAGAACAATGGCCGCTTGAGCGAGAGTGTTGCCCGGCAGCTGATCATGCAGCTCATTATTGCTGCACAGCGCTGCCTTGAACATGGCATACACCATGATGACATACATCTAGAAAACATCCTGGTCAATCCAAAGACCCTGCAGCTCAAGCTGATTGATTTTGGCTACagtttttttattccaaaaaccTACTGGAGATCCCCCTATCTGG GAGTAACGAGATACCGTAAAAAGGAGGGGGAACACTTCACATATCTTTTTTGTGCTATCCATTCGTATGTCAGTGATGTTGTACGAGTGCTGTCACATATGGTCAATGGATATCGCTGTTTCTCCAGATATGGACGTCCACGATGTCACCCCAGTTTGTCAGCAG ATTGCCGGGATCTGTTTAAGTGGGTGATCGGTTTCCGTCCTGAAACTGGACCTGTTTTAgaggagattttggagcacaagtGGTTCAGCATGACGTAG